From Chromohalobacter canadensis, one genomic window encodes:
- a CDS encoding peptidoglycan-binding protein, translating into MWAGYGGSAAGWWRSGMRVGLGLALVAIVGSVYAAEERDEAREVVHLSPRVREVPPSETAPTIERQTVAPFLNEYRLIDSRATLDDTPYVVAGEEGHQLIGSGDRFYVRAGEEAARSRAVRRAIYRPGSVYHDPESDELLGIELRAVGEARWVRREGDLDVFEVRKARQEIRPGDRLLPYREEPLSLTFSPHVPDRAVDGEILGVPEGVNYVGRHTIVTLDLGRRNGIMPGAVLALDASPAQVSDPLEGDTLHLAGEPGGMAMVFESFERVSYALVMEASRPLEVGDGVSTPERSVLTSLEAR; encoded by the coding sequence ATGTGGGCAGGATATGGCGGGAGCGCTGCCGGGTGGTGGCGCAGCGGTATGCGAGTGGGACTCGGGTTGGCACTGGTCGCTATTGTCGGCTCGGTCTATGCCGCCGAGGAACGCGATGAAGCGCGTGAGGTCGTGCATCTGTCCCCACGTGTGCGTGAAGTGCCGCCGAGCGAGACGGCCCCCACCATCGAGCGCCAGACGGTGGCGCCCTTCCTGAACGAATATCGCCTCATCGACTCGCGGGCCACGCTGGATGATACGCCCTATGTCGTCGCGGGCGAGGAGGGACATCAACTGATCGGCAGTGGCGACCGGTTTTATGTCCGCGCAGGCGAGGAGGCCGCGCGCTCGCGTGCCGTGCGACGTGCCATCTATCGGCCTGGCTCGGTCTACCATGACCCGGAAAGCGACGAACTGCTGGGTATCGAGTTGCGCGCGGTGGGCGAGGCCCGCTGGGTGAGACGCGAAGGCGACCTGGATGTCTTCGAGGTGCGCAAGGCGCGTCAGGAAATACGCCCCGGCGATCGTCTGCTGCCGTATCGCGAAGAGCCCCTTTCTCTGACGTTTTCCCCTCATGTTCCAGACCGTGCCGTCGATGGCGAGATTCTGGGCGTGCCCGAAGGCGTGAACTATGTCGGCCGGCACACCATTGTGACGCTCGATCTGGGGCGCAGGAATGGCATTATGCCGGGGGCTGTGCTGGCCTTGGATGCCTCGCCGGCGCAGGTGAGCGATCCACTCGAAGGTGACACCTTGCATTTGGCGGGCGAGCCCGGCGGCATGGCGATGGTGTTCGAGAGCTTCGAGCGGGTCAGCTATGCGCTGGTCATGGAGGCCTCGCGGCCACTGGAAGTCGGCGATGGCGTGAGCACCCCCGAGCGGAGTGTGTTGACGTCATTGGAAGCACGGTGA
- the dprA gene encoding DNA-processing protein DprA translates to MMTAREWCALAHLPKLGARRLAVIRRELAAQGVADNWPDAWLTAMPAGPRDTLRYWLEHPAKSPLEAPVTVALEWEASQPSHHLLYPGHPAWPALLDEIVDPPALLWAKGDLGALDLPGLAMVGTRRPTREGSDNAAFFARELVGAGFGIVSGMALGVDGAAQRATLDAGGRSIAVLGCGVDVIYPPRHAGLYRRLLDEGGLLLSEHPAETRAHARYFPRRNRIITGLSLGVLVVEAAEKSGSLVSARLAMEQNREVFAIPGSLHNVQARGNLGLIRDGASLVCGRDDILEQLGHWQALNAAPPESDIAMPAARAEAPALSDVPQDPLLALLDKAPTPLDVLVERSELDVGGCQMRLLELELDGQAAQVSGGWVRRTTC, encoded by the coding sequence ATGATGACAGCGAGAGAGTGGTGTGCCCTGGCGCATCTCCCCAAACTCGGCGCACGGCGTCTGGCGGTCATCCGCCGTGAACTGGCCGCGCAAGGCGTGGCTGATAACTGGCCCGACGCTTGGCTCACGGCGATGCCTGCCGGACCGCGCGACACGCTGAGGTACTGGCTCGAGCACCCCGCGAAGAGTCCTCTGGAGGCACCGGTCACGGTGGCCCTGGAATGGGAGGCGAGCCAGCCATCGCATCATCTCTTGTATCCCGGTCATCCGGCCTGGCCCGCCTTGCTCGATGAAATCGTCGATCCACCGGCGCTGCTATGGGCCAAGGGCGACCTGGGCGCCCTCGATCTGCCGGGCCTGGCCATGGTCGGCACGCGGCGTCCGACCCGTGAAGGCAGCGACAATGCGGCCTTCTTCGCCCGCGAACTCGTGGGTGCCGGATTCGGCATCGTCAGCGGCATGGCGCTGGGTGTCGATGGTGCGGCCCAGCGGGCGACGTTGGATGCGGGCGGACGTAGCATTGCGGTACTCGGCTGCGGCGTGGATGTGATTTATCCACCTCGCCATGCAGGCCTGTATCGTCGTCTGCTCGACGAAGGCGGCCTGCTGCTCTCCGAACATCCTGCCGAGACGCGCGCCCATGCGCGCTATTTCCCGCGCCGCAATCGCATCATCACCGGGCTATCGTTGGGCGTTTTGGTCGTCGAGGCGGCCGAGAAGAGCGGTTCGCTGGTCAGCGCGCGGCTGGCGATGGAGCAGAACCGCGAGGTCTTCGCGATTCCCGGCTCGCTGCACAACGTGCAGGCGCGTGGCAACCTGGGACTTATCCGCGACGGTGCTTCTCTGGTGTGCGGGCGCGACGATATTCTCGAGCAACTCGGCCATTGGCAGGCGCTGAACGCGGCGCCGCCCGAGTCCGACATTGCGATGCCAGCGGCGCGTGCAGAAGCACCGGCGCTCTCCGATGTGCCTCAGGATCCGTTACTGGCGCTGTTGGACAAGGCTCCCACGCCGCTGGATGTGCTCGTCGAGCGCAGCGAGCTGGATGTCGGCGGATGCCAGATGCGCCTGCTGGAGCTGGAGCTCGACGGCCAGGCGGCGCAGGTCAGTGGGGGGTGGGTTCGACGGACTACATGCTAG
- a CDS encoding diguanylate cyclase translates to MQESERSRRLEALRVQYVERLHDDVQAIMAQVEEMSARDNAASAVELEAVCEALQRIADSAGSFGYDALSETCGEVACQVRQWLDGGVLPAPYTLAALQSRLQTGAEQLPHLDDLFPAHATMVQRDTASGRVALLGDEPLGRRALGEALSALGYVCHEYAMHDVEALVAWQPDAVLIDERSVPRSRWSAWWNAWQSPPHLLIFGDEDDFAARLAAIRHGAAGYFVSPLDASLIDRCLERLILRPTPEPLRVLIVDDDVELAEHYHLVLDGAGIDSWVVNVPAETLGALRDYRPDLALVDTRLPMCTGREMARVMRLDDAWRDLPVVYLAAGDDVREQALTRSGDAFLGKPVDDDALVATVLSHAHRVRGSRRWVARDGLTGVLTYAALQELLEVEFARAQRSGTPTSLALIDIDHVGALNAHHGHASGDYVIRRLAEHLTQQLRFIDHVGRYAGGAFCVVLPHCSPEDAQRAIERIRLQFQSQTQTINDRGDIGVTFSAGVAGLHDAASVEAGLDAIDQRLYRAKLAGRNRVLGNGDE, encoded by the coding sequence ATGCAAGAGAGCGAACGCAGTCGGCGCCTCGAGGCATTACGCGTGCAATACGTCGAGAGACTGCATGACGACGTGCAGGCGATAATGGCGCAAGTCGAGGAAATGAGTGCCCGCGATAATGCCGCATCGGCGGTGGAACTGGAGGCAGTCTGCGAGGCCCTGCAACGTATCGCGGATTCCGCCGGTAGTTTCGGCTATGACGCCTTGAGCGAGACATGTGGCGAGGTGGCGTGCCAGGTTCGCCAGTGGCTCGATGGGGGCGTGCTGCCTGCCCCCTATACACTGGCGGCGCTGCAATCGCGTCTGCAAACCGGGGCGGAGCAACTGCCCCATCTCGACGACCTGTTTCCCGCACACGCCACGATGGTCCAGCGAGATACCGCGTCGGGGCGTGTTGCCTTGCTCGGTGACGAGCCACTAGGGCGACGCGCGCTGGGTGAGGCCTTGAGCGCGTTGGGATATGTGTGTCACGAGTATGCCATGCATGACGTCGAGGCTCTGGTGGCGTGGCAACCCGATGCAGTGCTGATCGACGAGCGTAGCGTTCCGCGTTCTCGTTGGAGTGCCTGGTGGAACGCCTGGCAGTCTCCGCCGCACCTGCTGATATTCGGCGATGAGGACGATTTTGCGGCGCGACTCGCGGCGATTCGCCATGGCGCGGCGGGTTATTTCGTATCGCCGCTGGATGCCTCGCTGATCGACAGATGCCTGGAGCGCCTGATTCTGCGCCCCACGCCGGAACCGCTGCGCGTGCTGATCGTCGATGACGATGTCGAACTGGCTGAACATTACCACTTGGTGCTGGACGGTGCGGGCATCGATTCATGGGTGGTCAATGTGCCGGCCGAGACCCTGGGCGCACTGCGCGATTATCGTCCCGACCTGGCCTTGGTGGACACGCGCTTGCCCATGTGCACAGGACGCGAGATGGCCCGCGTGATGCGTCTCGATGACGCTTGGCGTGACTTGCCCGTGGTGTATCTGGCGGCTGGCGATGATGTGCGTGAGCAGGCCCTGACGCGTAGCGGTGACGCTTTTCTTGGCAAGCCGGTCGATGACGATGCCCTGGTGGCTACGGTCTTGTCACACGCGCACCGAGTGCGTGGCTCGCGGCGCTGGGTGGCGCGCGATGGCCTGACCGGCGTGCTCACCTACGCGGCCTTGCAAGAGTTGTTGGAAGTCGAATTCGCCCGTGCGCAGCGTAGCGGTACGCCGACTAGTCTAGCGCTGATCGATATCGACCATGTGGGGGCACTGAATGCCCATCATGGGCATGCCAGCGGCGATTACGTGATCCGCCGCCTCGCGGAGCACTTGACGCAGCAGCTGCGTTTCATCGACCACGTGGGGCGTTATGCCGGTGGGGCGTTTTGTGTCGTGTTGCCGCACTGCAGTCCCGAGGACGCGCAACGCGCGATCGAACGCATACGCCTGCAGTTCCAATCGCAGACGCAAACGATCAACGACCGCGGCGATATCGGCGTGACGTTCTCTGCCGGGGTGGCGGGCCTGCATGATGCTGCCAGCGTCGAGGCGGGGCTCGACGCCATCGATCAAAGGCTCTACCGCGCCAAGCTGGCGGGGCGCAATCGCGTGCTCGGCAATGGCGACGAGTGA
- the hemF gene encoding oxygen-dependent coproporphyrinogen oxidase, translated as MAHPHLDKVKEYLLDLQERLCEGLAAEDGAAFREDSWTRESGGGGRSRVIENGHVFEKGGVNFSHVFGERLPASASAARPELAGRSFHAVGVSWVLHPHNPHVPTAHGNVRFFIAEKDDADPVWWFGGGFDLTPFYPVFEDVVHWHRVARDTCAPFGDDVYPRFKQWCDDYFTLHHRGETRGVGGLFFDDLNEWDFEHCFAFQQAVGDAFLDAYLPIVRRRRETPYGERERDFQAFRRGRYVEFNLVWDRGTLFGLQSGGRTESILMSMPPLAQWQYCWEPEPGSDEARLGDEFLHPREWLEEAEA; from the coding sequence GTGGCACATCCCCATCTCGACAAGGTGAAGGAGTATCTACTCGACTTGCAGGAACGTCTCTGTGAAGGCTTGGCTGCCGAGGATGGCGCGGCCTTTCGAGAAGACAGCTGGACACGCGAGTCGGGCGGTGGCGGTCGCTCGCGGGTGATCGAGAACGGTCACGTGTTCGAGAAGGGTGGGGTCAATTTCTCGCATGTCTTCGGTGAACGCCTGCCGGCTTCGGCCTCGGCCGCGCGGCCCGAATTGGCCGGTCGTAGCTTCCATGCCGTGGGCGTGTCCTGGGTGCTGCATCCGCATAATCCGCATGTGCCCACCGCGCATGGTAACGTGCGCTTCTTCATCGCCGAAAAGGACGATGCCGATCCCGTCTGGTGGTTCGGCGGCGGTTTCGACCTGACGCCGTTCTACCCGGTGTTCGAGGATGTGGTTCACTGGCACCGCGTCGCCCGCGATACCTGCGCGCCGTTCGGCGATGATGTCTATCCGCGCTTCAAGCAGTGGTGCGACGACTATTTCACCCTTCATCATCGCGGCGAAACGCGCGGCGTCGGTGGGCTATTCTTCGACGATCTCAACGAGTGGGATTTCGAGCACTGCTTCGCGTTCCAGCAGGCGGTCGGCGATGCCTTCCTCGACGCCTATCTACCCATCGTGCGGCGGCGGCGCGAGACGCCCTACGGCGAGCGCGAACGCGATTTCCAGGCGTTCCGGCGCGGGCGTTACGTCGAGTTCAATCTGGTCTGGGATCGCGGCACCCTGTTCGGACTGCAAAGCGGTGGGCGCACCGAGTCGATCCTGATGTCGATGCCGCCGCTGGCGCAGTGGCAATATTGTTGGGAGCCCGAGCCGGGAAGCGACGAGGCGCGCCTGGGCGATGAATTCCTGCACCCACGCGAATGGCTCGAGGAGGCCGAGGCATGA
- the bamB gene encoding outer membrane protein assembly factor BamB — MKLNHLLLPAALTLSTLLVGCAGDVEPQYPPKELKDFSASATLDERWSTSVGDGLGRARYPLMPLLADGTLYAADESGLLRALDADNGDTQWEVRFDTPLSSGMSRDGARLYAGTRNGSVVAIDREDGSEAWRSKVSSEVLATPQVNSNLVVVQSVDGTVTALNRTSGQEEWTYSSSQPSLTLRGTGTPRVIEPVSFVGFANGRLVTLDNRSGQPLWDMRVAVPQGRTEVEQLVDLDGQPVLSQDGRLFVTSYNGRVMALEATSGEVIWSRDESSYLTPLRVGNYLFTVNEASHVLALDVDSGSVLWESDALEGRDLTAPTFVDGKLALGDYQGYVHLLNASDGEIMGRTELGGDGISLPLLADGQRIYTLTNDGELAAYDIDASDD; from the coding sequence ATGAAATTGAACCACTTACTGTTACCGGCCGCGCTCACCTTGTCTACCTTGCTGGTGGGCTGCGCTGGCGACGTCGAGCCGCAGTATCCGCCCAAGGAACTCAAGGACTTCTCGGCCTCGGCGACCCTCGACGAGCGTTGGTCCACCTCGGTCGGCGACGGCCTTGGGCGGGCACGTTATCCCTTGATGCCCCTACTCGCCGACGGCACCCTCTACGCCGCCGACGAAAGCGGCCTGTTGCGCGCGCTCGACGCAGATAACGGCGACACCCAATGGGAAGTACGCTTCGACACGCCACTTTCCAGCGGCATGTCCCGCGATGGTGCGCGCTTATATGCCGGCACGCGCAACGGTTCCGTCGTCGCCATCGACCGCGAGGACGGCAGCGAAGCCTGGCGCTCCAAGGTCTCCAGCGAAGTGTTGGCCACCCCCCAGGTCAACAGCAACCTGGTCGTGGTACAGAGTGTCGACGGCACGGTGACCGCCCTGAATCGCACCTCCGGGCAGGAAGAATGGACCTACAGCAGCAGCCAGCCTTCGCTGACCCTGCGCGGCACAGGCACGCCACGAGTCATCGAGCCCGTCTCGTTCGTCGGCTTTGCCAATGGCCGTCTGGTAACGCTCGACAACCGCAGTGGCCAACCGCTGTGGGACATGCGCGTCGCCGTGCCGCAAGGCCGCACCGAAGTGGAGCAACTGGTCGATCTCGACGGCCAGCCGGTGCTGTCTCAGGACGGTCGCCTGTTCGTGACCAGCTACAACGGCCGCGTCATGGCGCTGGAAGCCACCAGTGGCGAAGTCATCTGGTCGCGCGACGAATCCAGCTATCTGACCCCGCTGCGCGTAGGTAACTACCTCTTCACCGTCAACGAAGCCAGCCATGTCCTGGCCCTCGATGTCGATAGTGGCAGCGTGCTGTGGGAGTCCGATGCCCTCGAAGGTCGCGACCTGACCGCGCCCACCTTTGTCGACGGCAAGCTGGCGCTAGGCGACTATCAGGGGTATGTCCATCTGCTCAACGCCAGCGATGGGGAAATCATGGGTCGCACGGAACTCGGCGGCGATGGCATCAGCCTGCCGTTGCTGGCCGACGGTCAACGGATCTACACCCTTACCAACGACGGTGAACTGGCAGCCTACGATATCGACGCAAGCGACGATTGA
- a CDS encoding M48 family metallopeptidase — MQRTLPSRLRTPLAIAMVGLTLAACSTSPLGRNQLALFSNDELEQMGQQSFTQYQEELPEVGGATHDYVQCVAGAITAEVPADAQADEWEVKVFEDDSANAFALPGGYIGVNSGLLDITENQDQLAAVIGHEVAHVLANHANERVSTQAATQTGLSILQSAAGLEGATGEQLMGLLGAGAQYGVILPFSRKHESEADKLGLDLMAEAGFNPSASIELWQNMAAQSQGAPPEWLSTHPSNQSRIQGLQDRLDEAKPLYEQARANGKRPNCQR; from the coding sequence ATGCAAAGGACGTTGCCGTCTCGCCTACGTACACCGCTCGCCATCGCCATGGTCGGCCTAACGCTCGCCGCCTGCAGCACTTCGCCCTTAGGGCGAAATCAGTTGGCCCTGTTTTCCAACGATGAACTCGAGCAGATGGGGCAGCAAAGTTTCACCCAGTATCAGGAAGAATTGCCCGAGGTCGGAGGCGCCACGCACGACTACGTGCAGTGCGTAGCCGGGGCCATCACCGCCGAGGTACCTGCCGATGCGCAGGCCGATGAATGGGAAGTCAAAGTCTTCGAGGACGACTCGGCCAATGCCTTCGCACTGCCGGGAGGCTACATTGGGGTCAATAGCGGCCTGCTGGATATCACCGAGAACCAAGACCAGCTGGCCGCCGTCATCGGTCACGAGGTGGCCCACGTTCTTGCGAATCACGCCAACGAGCGCGTGTCGACGCAAGCCGCCACGCAGACCGGGCTCTCGATCCTGCAATCGGCCGCAGGACTGGAAGGTGCCACCGGCGAGCAGCTCATGGGACTCCTCGGCGCGGGCGCCCAATACGGCGTGATCCTGCCCTTCTCGCGCAAGCATGAGTCAGAAGCCGACAAGCTCGGCCTGGACTTGATGGCCGAGGCCGGCTTCAATCCCAGCGCCAGTATCGAGCTGTGGCAGAACATGGCCGCGCAAAGCCAGGGTGCGCCCCCGGAATGGCTCTCCACCCACCCCAGCAACCAGTCACGCATTCAAGGCTTGCAAGATCGTCTCGATGAAGCCAAGCCGCTCTACGAGCAGGCCCGGGCCAACGGCAAGCGCCCCAACTGTCAACGCTGA
- the aroE gene encoding shikimate dehydrogenase yields MSERYCVFGNPIAHSRSPRIHALFAEQCGQAMTYEAIEAPREDFAGAWQAFVAAGGCGANVTVPFKEEAYRVADVLSQRARRAGAVNTLVHGRDGRTYADTTDGVGLVRDLEAHGVTLDDARVLVLGAGGAVRGVLDPLLAAGPRSLHIANRTAEKAVSLAADFYSQERGQQQAYVTGGGYDALEGPFEVVINGTSASLGGELPPLPDTLLAPDGVAYDMMYAADPTVFLQWASARGARTIDGLGMLVEQAAESFFLWRHVRPDTGPVRDTLRHEL; encoded by the coding sequence ATGAGCGAGCGTTACTGTGTCTTCGGCAATCCCATCGCGCATTCGCGCTCACCGCGCATTCATGCGCTGTTCGCCGAGCAGTGTGGCCAGGCCATGACCTACGAGGCCATCGAGGCGCCGCGCGAGGACTTCGCTGGCGCCTGGCAGGCCTTCGTGGCGGCTGGCGGATGTGGCGCCAATGTCACCGTGCCGTTCAAGGAAGAGGCGTATCGCGTGGCGGACGTGCTCAGCCAGCGCGCGCGTAGAGCGGGAGCCGTCAATACGCTGGTACATGGCCGCGACGGGCGCACCTATGCCGATACCACCGATGGCGTGGGGCTGGTGCGTGATCTCGAGGCGCACGGCGTGACGCTCGACGATGCGCGCGTTCTCGTGCTCGGTGCGGGCGGCGCCGTGCGCGGCGTGCTCGATCCGTTGCTGGCGGCGGGGCCGCGGTCCCTGCATATTGCCAACCGTACGGCCGAGAAAGCCGTCAGCCTGGCCGCCGACTTTTATTCGCAAGAACGTGGGCAGCAACAGGCGTACGTGACGGGTGGCGGTTACGATGCCCTGGAAGGCCCTTTTGAGGTGGTCATCAACGGCACCAGCGCCTCATTGGGCGGCGAACTGCCGCCCTTGCCGGATACGCTATTGGCGCCTGACGGCGTGGCCTACGATATGATGTATGCCGCCGATCCGACTGTCTTTCTGCAATGGGCGAGCGCGCGTGGCGCGCGCACGATCGATGGTTTGGGCATGTTGGTCGAGCAGGCCGCTGAGTCGTTTTTCCTGTGGCGGCACGTGCGCCCTGACACTGGACCGGTACGCGATACGCTACGCCACGAGCTTTGA
- a CDS encoding ATP-binding protein: MDADLAQRLHKVLDRVEAWLPPEPAAVDWSRDVAAIWQRNALGGQLIPVAARDSVGMDDLVGIERQKTALLNNTRAFLHGRPANHALLWGARGSGKSSMVRALLNTLAPEGLRLIQVDRHDLVGLPGLVQRLRGSTHRFIVYCDDLSFEGHDDAYKALKSVLDGTLTGPPENVLLYATSNRRHLLPESLGDNQDTRLVDGELHHGDAVEERISLSDRFGLWLAFHPFNQDTYLDACRHWVHYLGGDDAWSDAAREDAVRFATLRGVRSGRAAWQFACQWVGAMQEAQ; the protein is encoded by the coding sequence ATGGACGCCGATCTAGCGCAACGTCTGCACAAGGTGCTGGACCGGGTCGAGGCATGGTTGCCACCGGAACCCGCGGCTGTCGATTGGTCGCGTGATGTGGCGGCAATCTGGCAGCGTAACGCGCTGGGCGGCCAATTGATCCCGGTGGCTGCGCGCGATAGCGTCGGCATGGACGACCTGGTCGGCATCGAGCGCCAGAAGACGGCGCTTTTGAACAACACGCGCGCTTTCTTGCACGGACGCCCGGCGAATCATGCGCTGCTGTGGGGGGCACGCGGCAGCGGCAAGTCGTCGATGGTCAGAGCCTTGCTCAACACGCTGGCACCGGAAGGGTTGCGCCTGATTCAGGTCGACCGCCACGACCTGGTGGGTCTACCAGGGTTGGTGCAGCGACTGCGAGGCTCGACGCATCGCTTCATCGTATACTGCGATGATCTCTCTTTTGAAGGCCACGACGACGCCTATAAAGCGCTCAAGAGCGTGCTCGATGGTACCTTGACCGGCCCGCCCGAAAACGTGTTGTTGTATGCGACGTCCAACCGGCGCCACTTGTTGCCCGAGTCGCTCGGCGATAATCAGGACACTCGGTTGGTCGACGGCGAGCTCCATCATGGCGACGCGGTGGAGGAGCGCATCTCGCTCTCCGATCGCTTCGGGTTGTGGCTGGCCTTTCATCCCTTCAACCAGGACACCTACCTCGATGCGTGCCGGCATTGGGTACACTACCTGGGTGGGGATGACGCCTGGAGCGATGCGGCCCGCGAGGACGCGGTGCGTTTTGCCACCTTGCGTGGGGTGAGAAGCGGACGCGCCGCCTGGCAGTTTGCCTGCCAGTGGGTGGGCGCGATGCAAGAGGCGCAATAA
- a CDS encoding Sua5/YciO/YrdC/YwlC family protein has translation MSETSDTFSHAVAALRRGAIVAYPTEAVWGLGCDPDDDAALARLIELKQRDPAKGLILIAGAVSQLAPWLEGLDETQRTRLAASQMVPTTWLIPDNGRARPLLRGEHATLAVRVSDHPLVQALCNAFGGPLVSTSANRAGEPPAMSADDIRAAFGEAVTLVDGALGGYARPSTIRDLASGEVLRD, from the coding sequence ATGTCAGAAACCTCCGACACTTTCAGTCACGCCGTGGCGGCCTTGCGCCGTGGCGCCATCGTGGCCTATCCCACCGAAGCGGTGTGGGGGCTGGGCTGTGATCCCGATGACGATGCCGCGCTGGCGCGGCTGATCGAACTCAAGCAACGCGATCCTGCCAAGGGGCTGATCCTGATCGCCGGGGCCGTGTCTCAACTGGCTCCCTGGCTGGAAGGGCTCGACGAGACGCAGCGTACGCGCCTGGCGGCCAGCCAAATGGTGCCCACAACCTGGCTGATACCTGACAACGGGCGGGCACGCCCGTTGTTGCGCGGTGAGCACGCCACCCTGGCGGTACGTGTCAGCGATCATCCCCTGGTACAAGCATTGTGCAACGCCTTCGGCGGTCCGCTGGTCTCGACCTCGGCCAATCGCGCCGGAGAGCCGCCTGCGATGAGCGCCGACGATATACGTGCGGCCTTCGGCGAGGCGGTGACGCTCGTCGATGGGGCGCTTGGCGGGTACGCGCGGCCGAGCACGATCCGTGATCTGGCAAGCGGCGAGGTACTGCGCGATTGA
- the der gene encoding ribosome biogenesis GTPase Der encodes MNPVIALVGRPNVGKSTLFNRLTRTRDALVADFAGLTRDRKYGNGALGDKTYTVIDTGGISGNEEGIEAAMAEQSLLAIDEADIVLFMVDGRSGLTAADEAIANHLRVNQKKTWLVVNKTDGLEEHSAAADFWQLGLGDPRPIAAAHGRNVTALIDEVLAPFPPREVNAAPPDLSNGIRIGVIGRPNVGKSTLVNRLLGEERVIVFDEAGTTRDAIEIPFERRGKPYVLVDTAGVRRRKNVKETTEKFSIIKTLEAIKDCHVAVMVLDARSGLVDQDLHLLDYVLSSGRALILAVNKWDGLEQEAKDKMRTEVKRRLGFADYAEMHFISALHGTAVGDLYPSITRAFDSANSHWSTNRLTTLLQDAVSEHQPPLVHGRRIKLRMAHQGGSNPPIIVVHGNQTGSLPEAYKRYLINTFRKVLKVRGTPMRFEFRSGDNPYDENAGASDREKAKKRELNRTREARKKRR; translated from the coding sequence ATGAATCCTGTCATCGCCCTGGTAGGCCGACCCAATGTCGGCAAATCGACCCTTTTCAATCGCCTGACCCGCACGCGTGACGCGCTGGTCGCCGACTTCGCCGGCCTGACCCGTGACCGCAAGTACGGCAACGGCGCGCTCGGCGACAAAACCTACACGGTCATCGACACCGGCGGCATCAGCGGCAATGAAGAAGGCATCGAAGCCGCCATGGCCGAGCAGTCGCTGCTGGCCATCGACGAAGCCGACATCGTGCTGTTCATGGTCGACGGGCGTAGCGGTCTCACCGCCGCCGACGAGGCCATCGCCAATCACCTGCGCGTCAATCAGAAAAAGACCTGGCTGGTGGTCAACAAGACCGATGGGCTCGAAGAGCACTCGGCGGCGGCGGACTTCTGGCAGCTTGGCCTGGGCGATCCGCGCCCGATCGCCGCCGCGCATGGGCGCAACGTGACCGCCTTGATCGACGAGGTGCTGGCGCCCTTTCCCCCACGCGAGGTCAACGCCGCGCCGCCGGATCTCAGCAATGGCATTCGCATCGGAGTCATCGGTCGTCCCAATGTCGGCAAATCGACGCTGGTCAACCGCCTGCTGGGCGAAGAACGCGTCATCGTCTTCGATGAGGCCGGCACCACGCGCGATGCCATCGAGATCCCTTTCGAACGACGCGGAAAGCCCTATGTGCTGGTCGACACCGCCGGCGTGCGGCGACGCAAGAACGTCAAGGAAACCACCGAGAAGTTCTCGATCATCAAGACACTCGAAGCCATCAAGGACTGCCATGTGGCGGTCATGGTGCTCGACGCGCGCAGCGGCCTGGTCGACCAGGATCTGCACCTGCTCGACTATGTCCTGAGCAGCGGGCGGGCGCTGATACTGGCGGTCAACAAATGGGATGGCCTCGAGCAAGAGGCAAAGGACAAGATGCGCACGGAGGTCAAGCGCCGCCTGGGCTTCGCCGATTACGCCGAGATGCACTTTATCTCCGCGCTGCACGGCACCGCGGTAGGCGATCTCTACCCCTCCATCACGCGCGCGTTCGACTCGGCCAACAGCCACTGGTCGACCAATCGCCTGACCACCCTATTGCAGGATGCGGTGAGCGAACATCAGCCGCCGCTGGTCCACGGTCGCCGCATCAAGTTGCGCATGGCCCACCAGGGCGGCAGCAACCCGCCCATCATCGTGGTCCACGGCAATCAGACCGGCTCACTGCCTGAGGCGTACAAGCGGTATCTGATCAACACCTTCCGCAAGGTGCTCAAGGTACGCGGTACACCGATGCGCTTCGAGTTCCGCTCGGGCGATAACCCTTACGACGAGAATGCCGGCGCCAGCGACCGCGAGAAGGCCAAGAAACGCGAACTGAACCGTACGCGCGAGGCACGCAAGAAGCGCCGCTGA